A single region of the Changchengzhania lutea genome encodes:
- the hemB gene encoding porphobilinogen synthase, with product MFPLRRNRRLRTNEAIRSLVRETIISPNDFLVPLFVVEGKGVKDEIPSMPNYYRYSLDLLEKEVKDLWNLGLKSVLLFVKVPDDLKDNKGTEALNPNGLMQRAIKTVKNACPDMLVMTDVALDPYSAYGHDGIIENGQILNDETASILAEMSVSHAQAGADFVAPSDMMDGRILSIREALENEGFINTGIMSYSAKYASAFYGPFRDALDSAPVDLVDIPKDKKTYQMDYANRFEALKETHMDIDEGADIVMIKPGLCYLDIVREIKNEVDVPVAVYQVSGEYAMLKAAAEKGWLDHDAVMMEQITAIKRAGADIIASYFAKDVVKLII from the coding sequence ATGTTCCCTTTAAGAAGAAACCGAAGATTAAGAACCAATGAAGCCATTCGTTCTTTAGTTAGAGAAACCATTATTTCACCAAACGATTTTCTTGTGCCGCTTTTTGTGGTAGAAGGCAAGGGCGTGAAAGATGAGATTCCATCCATGCCCAACTACTATCGATATAGTTTGGATTTGCTTGAAAAGGAAGTTAAAGACCTTTGGAACCTCGGCTTAAAATCGGTATTGCTTTTCGTGAAAGTGCCAGATGATTTAAAAGACAACAAAGGCACCGAAGCCTTAAACCCAAACGGCTTGATGCAACGCGCCATCAAAACCGTAAAAAACGCATGCCCAGATATGCTGGTCATGACCGATGTGGCACTAGATCCTTATTCCGCTTACGGGCATGATGGAATCATTGAAAACGGACAAATTTTAAATGATGAAACTGCCAGTATATTGGCAGAAATGAGCGTTTCACATGCTCAGGCTGGAGCTGATTTTGTGGCACCCAGCGATATGATGGACGGACGTATACTTTCTATTCGTGAGGCTTTGGAAAATGAAGGATTTATCAATACAGGTATCATGAGTTATTCTGCAAAATATGCCTCAGCATTTTACGGCCCGTTTCGTGATGCTCTGGATTCTGCGCCTGTAGATCTGGTGGATATTCCAAAAGATAAAAAAACCTATCAAATGGATTATGCCAACCGGTTTGAAGCACTTAAAGAAACCCACATGGATATTGATGAAGGTGCCGACATAGTGATGATTAAACCTGGCTTGTGTTATTTAGATATCGTGAGGGAAATTAAAAATGAGGTGGATGTGCCAGTTGCGGTCTATCAAGTGTCTGGTGAATATGCTATGCTAAAGGCTGCTGCCGAAAAAGGCTGGTTAGACCACGATGCGGTTATGATGGAACAGATTACAGCGATTAAAAGAGCGGGGGCAGACATTATTGCGAGCTATTTTGCCAAGGATGTTGTTAAGCTAATTATTTAG
- a CDS encoding EI24 domain-containing protein, producing the protein MIKNITLGIKAYFGAFSLISKLKLWKYFAVPMVISVITASTIGVSAYAFSDNIGTFISKAWVWEWGKDTFSVFGTILGALMVIVIGLILYKHIIMALSAPFMSPVSEKIEKYITGNLNADHRKTSFSEQLYRGIRINVRNLLLELLFTIPILLLKFIPVINIFSTILLFLVQAYYAGFGNMDYTLERHFKYRQSVNFVKKHKGIAIGNGIVFMLFLIIPVIGVILVLPLSVTAATLKTVESLEIDNLESR; encoded by the coding sequence ATGATTAAAAATATCACATTAGGGATCAAAGCCTATTTCGGAGCTTTTAGTTTAATTTCAAAACTAAAACTCTGGAAATATTTTGCTGTTCCTATGGTAATTAGTGTCATTACGGCATCCACAATAGGTGTTTCAGCATATGCCTTTTCAGATAACATCGGCACTTTTATTTCTAAAGCTTGGGTTTGGGAATGGGGGAAGGATACTTTTTCTGTCTTCGGCACCATCCTTGGCGCACTAATGGTTATAGTCATCGGCCTCATTTTATATAAGCACATAATTATGGCTTTATCGGCGCCGTTTATGAGTCCGGTTTCAGAGAAAATTGAAAAATACATCACCGGTAATCTAAATGCAGATCATAGAAAAACCTCTTTTTCAGAGCAACTGTATCGTGGCATCCGTATTAATGTTAGAAACCTTTTATTAGAATTACTTTTCACAATCCCAATTCTACTTTTAAAATTCATCCCTGTAATCAACATTTTTTCAACCATATTATTGTTTCTAGTCCAAGCGTATTACGCGGGTTTTGGTAATATGGATTATACTTTGGAGCGACACTTTAAATATCGCCAAAGTGTGAATTTTGTAAAAAAGCACAAAGGAATTGCTATTGGGAATGGTATTGTATTTATGTTGTTCTTGATAATTCCTGTGATTGGAGTTATTTTGGTATTGCCATTATCGGTCACTGCGGCTACCTTAAAAACAGTTGAGTCTCTAGAAATTGATAATCTAGAAAGCAGGTGA
- the hemF gene encoding oxygen-dependent coproporphyrinogen oxidase: MQGLKDLVGFSVKDKFYKYIQELQDTITSRLEIVDGKAKFQEDLWQRPEGGGGRTRVIENGNVFEKGGVNISGVHGKLPKSMQAYFKVGDVDFFACGLSLVLHPKNPMVPTVHANWRYFEIYDEKDGSSPSGRSGGASWFGGGQDLTPYYLFEEDAIHFHQTCKTACDKHNSDFYPNYKKRCDEYFYNTHRHEGRGIGGLFFDYCKASEHMTMENWYNFVTEVGDSFLEAYVPIVEKRKDLAYTKAQRNWQEIRRGRYVEFNLVHDKGTLFGLKTNGRIESILMSLPPHVQWVYDHHPEAGSEEAKLLEVLKNPVDWINK, encoded by the coding sequence CTGCAAGGTCTCAAAGACCTTGTAGGTTTTTCAGTCAAAGATAAATTCTATAAATACATACAAGAATTACAAGATACCATCACCTCAAGATTAGAAATTGTAGATGGTAAAGCTAAATTTCAAGAAGATTTGTGGCAACGTCCCGAAGGCGGTGGCGGACGTACACGCGTTATCGAAAACGGCAATGTTTTTGAAAAAGGCGGCGTTAATATCTCAGGAGTGCATGGGAAGTTACCTAAATCTATGCAAGCCTATTTTAAAGTTGGTGACGTTGATTTTTTCGCTTGCGGATTAAGCCTCGTATTACACCCTAAAAACCCAATGGTTCCCACAGTGCATGCCAATTGGCGCTACTTTGAAATTTACGATGAAAAAGATGGCTCCTCCCCTTCGGGGAGGTCGGGAGGGGCTTCTTGGTTTGGTGGTGGGCAAGATTTAACACCTTATTATCTGTTTGAAGAAGATGCTATTCATTTTCACCAAACCTGCAAAACAGCTTGCGACAAGCATAATTCTGACTTTTATCCAAATTACAAAAAACGTTGTGATGAGTACTTTTACAACACGCACCGACATGAAGGTCGAGGCATAGGTGGTCTCTTTTTTGATTATTGCAAAGCTTCTGAACATATGACTATGGAAAATTGGTATAACTTTGTAACCGAAGTCGGCGACAGTTTCCTTGAAGCCTATGTGCCTATAGTAGAAAAAAGAAAAGACTTAGCATATACCAAAGCACAGCGCAATTGGCAAGAAATCCGTCGCGGACGCTATGTAGAATTCAATTTAGTGCACGATAAAGGCACACTATTCGGTTTAAAAACCAACGGACGTATAGAAAGTATTCTTATGAGTTTGCCACCACATGTGCAATGGGTATATGACCATCATCCAGAAGCTGGAAGTGAGGAAGCAAAACTTTTAGAGGTATTAAAAAACCCTGTAGATTGGATAAACAAATAA
- a CDS encoding GNAT family N-acetyltransferase produces MNFDAYHISPIKSSDAWKVCNFIISNEDRLKTYFPNTLKQNLTPELSKKFVEKKVKQFELEEEYLFTIKTIETSEIVGLVYIKEIDCTTKQGEFAYCIGYPYTGKGITAKAIHLLSDYAFNDLGLKRLQIIVYKDNLASIQVAKNNNFTWIKTLKNEFTPIGSKPLDMELYELYHEFEQ; encoded by the coding sequence GTGAATTTTGATGCCTACCACATATCGCCTATAAAATCAAGTGATGCTTGGAAGGTCTGTAATTTTATAATTTCGAATGAAGATCGATTAAAAACGTATTTTCCTAATACCTTAAAACAAAACTTAACCCCAGAATTATCAAAAAAATTTGTTGAAAAAAAGGTGAAACAATTCGAATTAGAAGAAGAATATCTCTTTACAATCAAAACGATTGAAACCTCAGAAATCGTTGGATTGGTCTATATTAAAGAAATTGATTGCACGACCAAACAAGGTGAGTTCGCGTATTGCATTGGCTACCCCTACACAGGCAAAGGGATTACCGCCAAAGCGATTCATCTACTATCTGATTACGCTTTTAATGATTTGGGGCTTAAAAGACTTCAAATTATTGTGTATAAAGATAACCTTGCCAGTATCCAAGTGGCTAAAAACAATAATTTTACTTGGATAAAAACACTTAAAAACGAATTCACTCCTATAGGATCAAAACCTTTAGACATGGAACTTTATGAACTGTACCATGAATTTGAACAGTGA